The sequence aattattaaattaagcccttaacaatttattttttcaatttagtccctaattttgttaaaataagctaatttggTCATTTGGTCCAAATTTCTTAATACATGAAGATGTTcaaacttttaatatatatatatatatatatatgttgacaAATATTGGATACAAATTGGATACAAATCTACCGTTAAATTgcattatcttcgtatattctcaatgtttgtaaattttcaaggtgatcaaagattaatagtcatatcatcaatcaattttttaaattcaaatttttgtagtttaaaataatgcataaaagatgagtttatggatcaaatggtaaataacatccaattggcataattattaagaacatatagaacatgtaattgaacggtgggattttcaaaatatgaattctataataagttattgggtagtATAACATTACTTAAATTTATACCAACTATAACTTTAacccaactatatatatatatatatatatatatattcattgaaTAACAAAATCCATTAAATGAGAcaacttgataattttttcatttctaaacttttactttaaaaaaaatgtttaaatggTGTTGTTTTATAACAAATTCGAACTAAATGACTAAATTGACTAATTTTTACAAAGTGAGTGaccaaattgataaaaattaaccACCAAAGACTAATTTGGCAACTAAAATATAAGTCACAAGCCTAAATGGAATTCTACACTTACTTTTATTTTGCTCTATTAAGTTTGAGAATCtatcaaatttgattttcattttagtgataaatataaacaattaagagaaaaagaacaaaaaaatgataataattaatattattttgttggtacttaAGAATTAGAATAGTTGTGTGGATaggtaaaaatattattttgatgagAGAATAAAATTAATAAGGATCTAATGTATACCCAAATTTATTCACTCTTATATAACACCTAGCCACATCATCACTTCTCACAACTTAAAATGCTCTAACCCACATACTACCACCCctcttaaaatttatatttactctagaaaaaaaaaaacacaagaaacaaaaaagaaaagaaacgtgacgtgagagaaagagagagagcatacCTATGAGAGAGAGTATCGAATGTTCAAAATTGGCAAAGAACATATTAGTGATATTGGGGAACTCAGCTGAAATCAAAGTGAAGATTTGAGCAACAATCTACTTTGACAACTATTGGAAGGTGCGTATGAAGACCCATTTGTCATATGGTGGTCTTCCTTAATAATCTGTGTAACCACCACTCAAATATTCCCTTTAAATTTTGGTAAGGTCATTAAAACCTCTCACCACTCAAATATTCCCTTTAAATTTTGGTAAGGTCAttaaaacctctctctctctctctctctctctctctctctctctctctctctctctctctctctctctctcttaacttttaaggtaaaaataaattttaagaggGTTGATTGTACATGTATGAGGGTAAGTTGATTTGTGAGTGATGATGTATCTAGGGTTTCAACAAAGTCTTTATTAACTTCAATTATTCTTAGACCATACCATTTATTATAGCTTTTTTCTACAAAGTGACTTTTTCTCATTACTTACAATTAAAAGTGTGACAAAAAAGTTGGTCCCTTCTTCTCTATCAAATTTGTTCTCTTTTGAAAAATGGGTCAAATATagtatatcaaaataaaaaaatctgaaactcaagggactaaaaataaaaacacccaaaaattcCTAgcgtaaaaactaaaaagtgtaattcagaataaaatattttaacacCCGGACAAAATTGTCAATTcgagaaagaagaggaagagcaTTCATTTCTCAATCTTGTCGTGTTCGTAAAACACCAAACACACAAACAGGTTTTCTCTGAGCCTAAAAAGCCAGTAACCCCAAACCCTTTTCATAAACTCTTTCGCTATCTTCTCTTCTCATCAGATATCCCTTTACCACCAAATTTGATCTATTACTCTTAGTTTTTTGTTacctttcttaatttttcccaacaaaGATGAAGAAACGTGGGCTAGCTGAGAATCACGATGACGAAGAGGAACAACAGGACAGGAAGATGAAGAGGATTAGAgtcgaagaagaagaaaatgaagaggaaAACGAAAGTGGGTTTGTGAATTTGGACGAGAATTTGCTGTACGAGGTGTTGAAACACGTGGATGCGAGGACTTTGGGATCAGCTGCGTGTGTGAGCAAGCTCTGGCACAGGACTGTTCAAGATGAGCGGCTATGGGAGCTGATCTGCACAAAGCACTGGGCTAACATCGGCTGCCCAAACCAGCAGCTCCGATCTGTGGTCTTAGCTCTCGGTGGATTTCGTAGGCTTCACTCGCTTTACCTTTGGCCTCTTTTGAAGCCACAGTCATCATCGTCTAGCTCagctgctgcttcttcttcttcttcttcttcttctttatcttcatcttctacggcttcttcttcttcttcagcttGGTCTCCGTTTCCTCCGATGGTGAGCTCGAAGCCGCCGGCACGGTGGGGAAAAGACGAGATGCAGCTCTCACTGTCTCTTCTCTCTATTCGGTATTACGAGAAGATGAATTTCAATAGCCGTGGaagatgatttttatttttttgttttcgttttttcaattattattatcccATAAATGTTTCTAATttcccctttttgttttttcagcacttgaatttttttttttggtttgtgggttttttttttttttccagatctGTATCCTTATTTACCatgtttacttttgtttttgttttttttttttcgttgttgACTTCTGAGTTCTGAGCTTGTTGTGtatatattttgaaatgaaaaaaaaattgttaaatttatGCATTATATTGTTCATGAATGGTCTAAAATATCAAGAAGTGTCAATTGAGCTTGCGAATTAGGTTTGTTACCTCGATTGCTTAACTGGGGTTCCGAGAAATCCGTGTTTGGATGCGTAGAAAACAAGGGAAAACAGTGCTTTGAATAGTTGTAAAAAGTGGATAGAAGTGGGTGAATGTGGATGAGAGGGGTTTGAttagaaatgaaagaaagaagggTGTCGTTGGATATGCGTTTTTCGAATAAACACAAGGAGACAAGGCCAAATGGTCCAGTTGTATTTATTGTATTAAACGTCTGTAGCTGCCCACGCTTTCTGGCTTTAAGATctgtaaaaaaataaagcaaaagatACTTGGGAGGGCCAGACTTGTCTTATTGTTAGTCACTAGTACTACTCTTTGAGGGTTGGGATGGGTGTTGTTGGACTTTGCAGGCAATGGCTTTTCCTTTTTggatcaaagaagaaaaaatatatataaccccTTGCCTGGATCTCAGgaattttgttctttctttgcCACTTGCCAGTCAGGGTTTTtagacttattattattattattactattactatttttaaatttctgtataatatatttttttaatttttatatagtatttctgttgggttgattttgattCATGACTTCTGCTATATCACAGAATGTGGCAGAGATGATGAAATCCCTGTTTATGTGCTCAAAGTTGGGGTTGTAgtccatttgttttttttgaggAAGCGTAGTCCATTTGTTAGTTCAGCTACagagtctttttttttggggccatgaacataaattaagaaaatataactTTGGTTACAGTTTCTCCAAGTGTTTTATGTTaggatttaaaattaaatttaaccatGTGTAACTTATTGGCCAGTGTAATTACATAATTGAAGTTAATACGAAAAATCTAAGGTACAATCAATAACTAAAGCAACTCTACTCTTTTTGTCCTTTTAACCAATCTCAAAAATATTCCAATCAAAGTTACCAATAAGTCATGatctcgtttctcaaaaaaaagaagtcatgaTCTCAAATCAATGAGAAAATAAGTCAAGTACACACTACGTTAAGGTTTATGTGAAAAATCCCTTTTAACTTGAATGGAAAATATCCACGGTACTAGTTCTAAATAAaatctattataataaaattagttatattatctttttaagtttatatcCAAAACTTGAGTTCATaataaatacaataatattAATTGTCTAGGAATTAATAGAAACTCACATGAAGACTTCACTTTGTATGCTATCTCACACACGCAAGCAAAACCCTTTCTTTCTCACTTTACTGCATTTATCCAATTCAATCTTCATAATTTTTCCTCGTTTACATGcttcacaccaaaaaaaaaaaaaaaaaaagctcaagaCATGTCTCTCTCCTTTTACGGTCTCCCAAGCAACAtatcctccatttttttttctccattgaTTATAAGCTCAATTCTAAGATTCTTCTCCTCAGTATATAGGAGGGGCAAGCTTTATGTTAAGGTCATCAAAGGATTCAAATCTTTTACAGTATTACTATTACCTTTATTTAAGGCTCCAAATCCTATTTCttagagaacaaaaatgattaaaatttcCTTCCATACCAAGGAAGCCTAAAGGTAGCCAagttaattttctttcttcattaaaaaaaaaaaaaaaaaaatccctaaaataAATACCCGAGTCAcaataaaaaagacaaatttatctatcaaaaaatgattttgaggcAATTTCCCTACAAGTTATCCTATATCAATCATTTCATTGCTGGGAGTTGGAGTTAAGCGTGTTAGTTCAAAGTTCTTTATAAAAGCACACAACTTCATTAtctttttcacaacttattaaGATGTTTTGCCACTAGCACTATTTTAACATAATTCACCACAAATGCTACTTTCATATTAAGTTATAATAGCAAAAGATTGTGAATATTAACGTGTAATGTtctgaaaaatgttgtaaattaTGTGGGTCCGTGAGCTTATTATTAGTTAATGGaacttatctaaaaaaaattattctcttGTTTTTACAAAGGCTGCCAGCAAACCAGCTGCTAGATTCTTGAATTTCAGAAACAAGAAAAGTGCTATTAGGCAATGAAAGAccatcagaattttttttttttttttttcccaaaatgataatttgaaataattacACACATTCATTTTCCTTACTAAACCGGCAAAGTATATGATTCAAGATAATAATCTTGTCCTAGGTGTGGCTACTTTTGTCTATGACCACACACTCCCACAAGCATTAGTAGTCACAATATGCAGCCCACAACATTGAAAATTAAGTGCCACCGATTAAGAATCAACTAGTTGACCAAATCGGGCTATTTCCATTCTATGCCGTCTATGTTGGGCCTGAATTTCATCTATGCCTAGATAGCAAAAATTACCAAACAAAACAATGTGGattcgtttttatttttatttttattttttgagaaagaaacaatGTGGATTCGCGagtacaaaaaaacaaacaacaatgtGGTCCTATAtcttattcagcaaaaaagaaaatgtggtCATATATCTTTTTCTCATGTTCTTTTTTCCACATTAAACTTTTTCCTTCACTTTggtctttttttggggggctaattttccattttggtcgTTTCCTAGCAGGTCACTCTATAGGATTTCAAGTAAATACAAATTGGAATTACATGTAAGGCCAAAAGGTATAATGTGAATCCAGGAGATTCATCTTGTTTCATTCCATTCAAGCCTAAGACCGTTTACAAACTTGAAATCAAGGACTAGTTCATTCAATATACAACAGCTTTGAAAAGAGAAATCTTGAGATTTACGAAAGGGATGCTCGTGTTTGAAATTATTTCTCCCCATTAGAAAAATGGGGcagaaagttttattttatttatttttttgtagaaaATTAGGTTAACACTAggtaattaacaaaaattagaGCCGTATATATTTTTTGACTTTGACCAATATTTTAGCATAGTAGTAACCATTTATTTCCGATATgctttcaaatattttggttGATGTTTTAAGACATTAATTGTTCTCaacatttttaatcaaaatccAGAACTTATGAAATCTTAAACCACACCATGATGCAATTAAAGACCCTTGATTATCTTCTGAATTCCATATCTGCATCtcttcaaattaatttctaaCTAAAATTAACTCCATGTTTAACATCAtccattaaaattatattacatGATCTATGTTTTAATCCTTTCACATGTCTAGACTCTACAGACAATTCAAAAGCTAATTCTCACGAGGTGGACTCACTCCTTTGCCTCTTGGATGGTATACAAGTACTCTACATAGTTTTTTTGACCCTAGTCACCGACCTGACTATAATATTCATTACATCCTGAAAAAATTATAGTAACTTGGTCtatgtcaaaataaatattattacagtAAGAATTGCAGATGTCAGTGCTGATTTAGTTCTTTCTGTTTCTTTTAAATCGAATCATATATAGTTTAATCATTACCATGGCTTGGTCCTTACCTTCTCCATTCTttaattataacttataagaCTATATAGTTTTAATCAAATGATCGATAATGGTAATCCTTGTGCTGAACCGTTCACCAACAATTACCTAAAGAAAAATTTCGTATTGTTTAGTAGTACTTCAAATTTGGACCAAATTCCTATTTTCCTTTGCTTTCTACCCAAGAGTTGGACCCAAGAAATTGCGTCCTCATTTCctgcagaagaagaagagttatAACCTTACTTCACAAGTACTTCAACCTACTCACATGTGTTCGAATGGGGGCAGTGTTTGTGCTTTTAGCTAGTCAAAGCGTCGAAGTGTCAAATGTGAGTCCTAAACTAAAACCCACCTTTGAATATTGCATGCACTACTATAAATAGGCTGCACTGGCTAGCTTATTGcacaaatcatatatatatatatatcccataATCTGTCTGCAGCACTTATAATTTTGAGCCTAATCCAAAGCATATACTATCAACCATTTTAAATGGCCAGAATCCTCATGTCTCTAAGCTGCTTCTTCCTTGTTCTTCTCATACTGAgtcctgcaccttttctgtcaCAAGCTCGTCCTCTCAATGGTGATCAGCCTCGCATCTCTACAAGCAAAGGGGTTGAGATTTCCTTTGATGGTATGAATATAAAAGGTGTTAAAACTGAAGGTCCAAGCCTACGAGGAAAGGGTAATGGTTCCACCAATGGTCGACATCTAGGAGTGGTAAAGGACTCGGGACCTAGCCCTGGTGAGGGACACTAATTGGTTACTACCAGCACCACTGGTGATTCTTTCAAATCTTTCTAACAAGTTCGTTCATTTTCACTAACAAAGTATGTTATAGAAGACTATATACCAAGATTTAATTAGCATTCGTATATTATACGGGTTACATGATGTACAACAACTATTATACTTTTGTTTGTAATAATTCTATAGTTTGTTTTGCTATCTAACTTTGTAATGAATAATCTTTGATTCCGTTATTTTATGCTTCGGTGTATGATTTTGTTTATCCTTTAAAGAATCAGCCTTTGATTATTACCGAATGTGAATGCAAATTGAGCATGTACAGTTATGTCAGAATATCATTGTCATGGCAATATGATATCAAATTCAGCATAagattttcaaaagttttgaaaagctCCTAAAAGGTCTTATGATTACTAATTTGAATGTGGATGCCAAGCACGATATTTGAGGACACCAATAATGCTGGATATCGCCCATTTTGCTTAAGAATTTGCCACTTGCATAATCACAATGGGCACGAAGGCTATTTCCTATGCAAAATGCATTGCATTAGTCATCATTTTTGGCCTAGTGGGAAAAAAAAGTCCATAGATACAAAGAATGAGAGATTGCCTACAAAGTAAGGCGGTAGTAGGACTACAAATTTCAAAACGATGGGGACACATATAAAACCCTGGCTGctttcttcgtttttttttttttcctttcaatgcAGTCAAAGTGAAGACTAGAACAAACTATAAAGAAATGCTGCTGTGAGGTTGTGATTATAGTTAAGACAATCTAAATTGAATAcgtaaaataatatataaggTGAACACGGATATATACACAATGACCAAAAAGACAATCCCAGCAAaacgaggaaaaaaaaaaaaatctgttttcacATTGCCCTTCACTGTTAATGCATACTTCTCTCATAACGTGGCTTCCTCATTACATTTTCTAAGCACAATGCCGATTTTAAGTGACCTATAATTATTGTTTTGGTCCAATGATGGAGCTTGAACTTTGAAGATTTGGATAGAGGTTCTCTGCTAGGATCTTAAAGATCTTAAAGAAACTAATATGGCTCCCTCATATCAACACCAAGATATATATGGAAGGAGCCATGGCCCATGGGCACCCAAATTAGTAATTGGATCGTCATCAGAACCATTAAACTAAAACAGTAAAACATATagaatatatcaattttttcttaaaatcatATGAACTATATGATTAAAAGTACACATTGAAAAAGAAGTAGTGTACATAATGACTTCTCATTAGAGGAATTTCCATCCCTTTGAAATAGAATTGGAGAATATTTAGTGCCCGTTTGTTTGCACTTTTGAAGTGCAAAAAGTGCTTTTTCAAACCACTTTTTTTATCTGCCCTTTTGATAAGATTCAAACATCCTGCTTTTTGAAATGTGAACAAACATGACTTTGACACAACACAGCTCTAGCAAGCTTTTGCAAAAGCCAACTCACGTTAATAAATGTTACCGTTGAGAAGCTCTCttcaattaccaaattgcccaaCCATTTTGATTGAAAACCCAATTTTGCCCTTTGATAAATCAAGGTTTGTAGCTAGAAAGTCACGGCttcctctcatctcatcttCAAAAACAAGCCTCTCCTCCGTGCTGCTACACAATCTGGATCGTGCTGCTGCAGGTAGATGTTTCTCTTGACCAATCCGGACtgatcttcttcatcttcttcttctttcttctttgtcttcttccCAAATTGCTTACTGTGTTTCAAAAGGCAGATCACGCTATCTCTAGTCCTCAGTTCTAGAACTAGATCTCATCTCTCAGCTACAGTGGATACTGCCAAAATGAATTGCCTCTTGATTCTTGATGAGAATCATGGAATCACTGATCAACACAACGATGAAAAAGTTGCCTCAAATGGTGGTGCCGAAGTGGGTCTTGATTCTTGATGAGTCATGAGGCAAAGCCTCACTgtgaaaagaggaaaaaagaaaataaaaaaagaaagaggaagaaagaggcTCTGTGTGGAATGTTCTGGAGTGGAGGAAGTGgtagggaaaaaagagaaaagaaggaaaaaaggaaaatagaagAAGTAAGGGTACGTGtgaggaggagaaaaaaagggagggggggggggggggaagaagaaggaaatacggatgaaaagaaaaaaaaaagaaaaaaggaaaaaataaaataaaaaataagaaactaaaattgagaaatgttatcacaatatttttataatactttcacaataaatcttaagtggtaggttattattagctaatattggtgagaaaaaaataatttttttagaaagaaaaaaaataattttaattgtacgttcaaattaaaatcagtatcaattatcacaatattttcataaaaaatgttaagtggtaggttattattagctaatattggagagaaaaataataatttttttagaaagagaaaataataattgtaatagtatgttcaaattaaaatcaatatcaattatcacaatatttttacaataaatcttaagtggtaggttattattagctaatattaataagaaaaaaataatttttttagaaagagaaaatttgatttaagtattatgaagtagttgatttaagtatgaaataaactcatttatatatacattgccctttttagtaatttattactcaaaccACCATTTTTATAAGtcctagccaaacactcagttttttcaaaaaacattttttaacagtttttaccaaacacttagtttttaaaaaaagtccAGTTTCATAccacattttttaaaactccactttttcaaaaaaccctgtttcaaaaagctgaaccaaattcAGCCTTAGTCATAAATTTAGTGAAGTGGTAATCCAATAGTCACTAGTGACTTGGTGAGCacacatgaaaaaaagaagaagattaaatgttataaatttaaaagtgtacaaattgtcatgttatgtaaaatttcaaatggCTTAGTAATATCTATATTAttagatttataaaataaaatcttaattgaaattattattttttaaatgtattattgtggggcccggcccaaaataatgggctagttAAACTACGGGCCCGTTCGAGAAGCatcctgtccgaggagaagtcATAGCCAAAATATTATTCAAGCCCAATTGCGGTaaaagaaacctgtccgaggagtaactcctcctcggacattacgaagtcCGGACCAAGAGCTCGCCCCAACCATTGCAGTTCATCCTCcaagcatataaaaaagaataaaacccaaaatatctcatggaaaactgccaccaccacattaaatgtgtcACAACCACcttcttggccgcattaatgaggaaaagacccctaaACAGTACTACCTtcgccactgcaactcacaagggagtgataagggtgtctgataggacaggtgctcaagtgggggcttagatgatcaacaagtgtaaggttcagataagaaggagagagctatataatgtagtggagtccctcaaagagggGACGAAGAAAGGTATTCGGGACTCAGGAAATAGAATCTTCTGTTAGAtatccattcttgtgtttttgtttctgcaaTAATATTGTCCATGCATCAGACCGACTAAGtccactgaggctaagttctttgacccatcctctacaaagatttattgtgtgttgcgccttgggccaaggcctgatcagtAGGGTTTGgaccaggaaaatcgtgcaactacaattggcgccgtctgtgagaagaactagggcatcagctagcacaacggtcgagcatggcagaactaggtccacactaggagaatcctcaccgggctaactcccaacagacacaacccgccgagtctcagaggcaaaataaccccgccAACCCGGGAGGCAGGgggaatcgtgagggaagtgtgcatactatccggacgagccagagtcacactcagataggtagtcacgtgtcccagaggcgaaatagtcatcaggccatgcagcgagagatagatgacctgaaaagGAAGTTACGACGTGTGCAGCGAAAACGATCTCCCTCTGACTCAGACGAGtcttctaatgcggaggatgcgagttaccgacggaggtcaaggacccccccaagtgaaaccttttcttacgaaagggaaccacgccctgtacggaagtatgagagccc is a genomic window of Quercus lobata isolate SW786 chromosome 2, ValleyOak3.0 Primary Assembly, whole genome shotgun sequence containing:
- the LOC115977729 gene encoding F-box protein GID2-like; the encoded protein is MKKRGLAENHDDEEEQQDRKMKRIRVEEEENEEENESGFVNLDENLLYEVLKHVDARTLGSAACVSKLWHRTVQDERLWELICTKHWANIGCPNQQLRSVVLALGGFRRLHSLYLWPLLKPQSSSSSSAAASSSSSSSSLSSSSTASSSSSAWSPFPPMVSSKPPARWGKDEMQLSLSLLSIRYYEKMNFNSRGR